From a region of the Salvelinus fontinalis isolate EN_2023a chromosome 13, ASM2944872v1, whole genome shotgun sequence genome:
- the afap1l1b gene encoding actin filament-associated protein 1-like 1b isoform X1, with protein MCGLPQQFSLELFLENGGLSSSSAVEAAMEHLVSELNMLLKLLDHESVSEATTEKMSAIRSLLGQLQPSVNGSDFIYMNTSLYGNGTSFVESLFEEFDLNELSASPEEQKEPVEEETPKIPPSKSPTDTPPPLPTTPPPEDYYEEAGPLDPGTVTQYITTNITKRSHTSSLPSHIHNHPNSLSIHVCASPPNSIEDAYYEDADNNYPTTQINGPHKNSYADSDALSSSYESYDEEDEEAKGQDRTSQRWQSEENSVGPMKDCRICAFLLRKKRFGQWAKQLTVVRDNRLQCYKSIKDRSPHIELPLNLCNVIYIPKEARRKKHELRFSLPGGEALVLAVQSKEQAERWLKVIREVASQATSSEGLEGSSSPMIQRKIELDKLLGADKHTVVLVDKHTSDSDSVATGDNLPSGQLRDNCEGKGKRGAFSELTGSMSRAAGRKITRIISFSKKKPPLPGDTLSSYHHDDNPRCGYLNLLLSQCWRERWCCVRSGTLYLHKDRGDLSTHVRAVVLHGAEVIPGVGPKHPFAFRILQGGNEVAALEASCSEEMGCWLGVLLAESGCATSPEALHYDYVDVDTITSITDAARHSFLWATSSSSASTDSRTYDEVPYESILQPEEQGPRPGAQVKHHSSVSSSRETEKVDSLVTIKRHCSNVNQHISGKYGKTRAEDDARRYLKEKDEMEKEREVLKSALLILRNERKEVKEQLKDATGKQQKQLEKRFAQLEENCRGKEGERVDLELRLTEVKENLKKSLAGGVLGPPTESKPPRKISKVDHLYSEASMPVNCAAEMRKRPLSIYASSRGNVMQKAKEWESKKGT; from the exons ATGTGTGGATTACCACAGCAGTTCTCACTGGAGCTGTTTTTGGAAAATGGTGGGCTTTCTTCATCTTCAGCTGTTGAAGCCG CGATGGAGCACCTGGTGAGTGAGCTGAACATGCTGCTGAAGCTGCTGGACCATGAGAGTGTGAGCGAGGCCACAACGGAGAAGATGAGCGCGATCCGGAGCCTGCTGGGGCAGCTGCAGCCATcag TGAATGGATCAGACTTCATATACATGAACACTTCCCTTTACGGAAATGGCACCAGCTTTGTGGAATCCCTGTTTGAGGAATTTG ACCTGAATGAGCTCAGTGCCTCCCCAGAAGAACAGAAGGAACCGGTAGAGGAGGAAACCCCTAAAATACCGCCCTCTAAA AGTCCCACTGACACCCCGCCTCCTCTGCCAACCACCCCTCCCCCAGAGGACTATTATGAGGAGGCAGGGCCCCTGGATCCAGGCACGGTGACCCAATACATCACAACCAACATCACCAAACGCAGTCACACGTCCTCCCTGCCGTCACATATTCATAACCACCCCAACTCACTGTCCATACACG TCTGCGCAAGTCCCCCAAATTCCATTGAAGATGCATATTATGAGGATGCTGACAATAATTACCCCACCACCCAAATCAATGGCCCGCACAAGAACTCAT ACGCTGATTCAGATGCGCTGAGCAGCTCCTATGAATCGTATgatgaagaggatgaggaggcgAAGGGCCAGGACAGGACTAGTCAGAGGTGGCAGTCAGAGGAGAACTCTGTGGGCCCCATGAAGGATTGTCGTATCTGTGCCTTTCTGCTGCGCAAGAAACGCTTCGGCCAATGGGCCAAACAGTTGACGGTCGTCCGTGACAACAGATTACAG TGCTACAAGAGCATCAAAGACAGAAGCCCTCACATTGAGCTGCCGCTGAACCTGTGTAACGTCATCTACATTCCCAAAGAGGCACGCCGCAAGAAACACGAGCTGCGTTTCTCCCTGCCTGGTGGAGAGGCCTTGGTGCTGGCTGTCCAGAGCAAGGAGCAGGCGGAGCGATGGCTCAAGGTGATCCGGGAGGTGGCCAGTCAAGCCACCAGCAGTGAAGGATTAGAGGGCTCATCCTCTCCTATGATCCAGAGGAAGATAGAGCTGGACAAG TTACTAGGAGCTGACAAGCACACTGTAGTGTTGGTTGACAAGCACACCTCTGACTCTGACAGTGTGGCCACAGGTGACAACCTGCCCTCTGGTCAGCTCCGTGACAACTGTGAAG GGAAGGGGAAGAGGGGGGCGTTTTCAGAGCTGACGGGGTCTATGAGCAGAGCGGCTGGACGGAAGATCACCAGGATCATCAGTTTCTCTAAGAAGAAGCCTCCTCTCCCAGGAGACACTCTGTCCTCCTACCACCATGACGACAACCCTCGCTGTG GTTATCTAAATCTACTGCTGAGCCAGTgttggagggagagatggtgctGTGTGAGGAGTGGAACACTGTACCTTCACAAAGACCGGGGCGACCTGAGTACTCATGTCAGAGCTGTGGTTCTCCATGGGGCTGAGGTCATACCTGGAGTAGGGCCCAAGCACCCCTTCGCCTTCCGCATCCTGCAAGGAGGCAACGAGGTGGCTGCCTTGGAG GCCAGCTGTTCAGAAGAGATGGGCTGCTGGCTGGGGGTTCTGCTGGCAGAGTCTGGCTGTGCCACCAGCCCTGAGGCTTTGCACTACGACTATGTAGACGTGGACACCATCACTAGCATCACAGACGCAGCAAGACACTCCTTCCT ATGGGCTACCTCCTCCAGCAGCGCCTCGACAGACTCCAGAACGTATGACGAGGTTCCTTATGAGAGCATATTG CAGCCAGAGGAGCAGGGGCCCAGACCAggagctcaggtgaaacaccactcttctgtctctagcagcagagaGACTGAGAAGGTGGACTCCCTAGTCACCATAAAGAGACACTGCTCCA ATGTGAATCAGCATATATCAGGGAAGTATGGTAAAACACGAGCAGAGGACGATGCCAGGAGGTACCTGAAGGAGAAAGATGAGATGGAGAAGGAGCGAGAGGTCCTCAAAAGTGCCCTGCTTATATTACGCAATGAGAGGAAAGAGGTGAAGGAACAACTGAAGGACGCTACAG GTAAGCAGCAGAAGCAGCTGGAGAAGCGTTTTGCCCAGCTGGAGGAGAACTgcagagggaaggaaggggagcgGGTGGACCTGGAGCTGCGTCTCACTGAGGTGAAGGAGAATCTAAAGAAGTCGCTGGCTGGAGGGGTGCTGGGGCCGCCCACAGAGAGCAAACCCCCCAGAAAG ATCAGTAAAGTTGATCATCTATACAGTGAGGCATCCATGCCAGTAAACTGTGCTGCTGAGATGCGGAAGCGTCCCCTATCCATCTATGCATCTAGCAGAGGGAATGTCATGCAGAAAGCCAAG GAATGGGAGTCGAAGAAGGGGACTTAG